Part of the Angustibacter luteus genome, GCCGCGACCTGCTCGAAGTGCGCGGGGTCGATGACCAGCAGGTCGAGGTTGCCCAGCTCGGGCGGCACGCTGACCCGGCCCCGCCAGACGATGGTGGTGCCGTCCGGCAGTGGCGGGGTGCGGGCGCCGGGGACCGCGTTCAGCGACGGCTGGGCCGAGTCGCCGGGCTGCGGCGGCGGCAGCTGGGCCGCGCCGGGGTCGAGCAGCCAGGAGACCTCGATCTCGGCGGTCGCGTCGGCCCCGGCCAGGACGGCCGTCCGGTCCGCGGTCACCGTCGTCACGGACTCGGCGGCGGCCAGTGCGTAGGCGAGCATCCCGAGCCCGGCGGCCAGCACCGTGACGACGAGGGCCCCCTGCCGTCGTCCGGCCGAGGCGCGGTTCAGCGCCAGCATCGAGGACACGCTGCGAGCCCGGCCGGCCGTCCGGTCGAGCAGGGTGAGCGCTGCCCGCCCGACCACTGCGCCGACCGCGCTGACCAGCAGCAGCGGCACCAGCAGGTCCAGCGCGCTCGGCGGCCCGGCCACGTCCGGCCGGACCAGCAGCCCGACCGTCGCCGTCAGCGCGACCAGCAGCAGGGCGACGTCCCACGGCACACTCGATCGGCCGGGCCCGACCCGGAGCCGCTCCGCGCGCCAGGCCGCCACCAGAGCGATCCCGGCCACCAGCACGCAGCCGGCCGCGGCGGCCAACGCGGCCCGACCGGCGCCGTGGCCCAGCGCGGTGGCCGACACCGCGGCGGGCGGTCCGACGGCCCACACCGCGAGCCACGCCACCAACGGCCCGAGCACCACAGCCAGCAACGCGGCAGGCAGCACCTCGAGCGCGGCGAGACCACCGGCGGACGACGGTCGCTGCCCGAGGGCGACCCCGAGCCGCACCTCGACGGCTCGCCGGTTCGCGGTCAGCACCGCCACGCACCCTACGGCCGTCAGCCCGAGCAGCAACCCGGCCAGCAGGAGCGGGCGCGTCCACGCGACGGTCCGGACGGCAACCCGTTGGGCCTCGGCCACCAGCTTCGGCAGGCCCGAGACGACCTGCTGCCGCAAGCGGTCCGGCCGCTCGCCGGCCAAGGTGGGATCCCGCACCTGGACCTGCAGGTCGCGGATCCCGTCCACCGTCTGCTGGGCCTCGACCAGGGTCGGCGTCACCGGGTCGAGCTGGGACTCGACCGCATAGAGCAGCTCGTCACCGATCGGGGCGGCCAGGGCGGCGGCACCGGCGACGTCGGTGACCAGCAGGTACGCGGGCAGGACGCCGAACTCGCTGTCCACCGGCAGCGAGGCCCGCCGGTACGTCCAGCGGTGCGTGCCGGGCGGGTCCTTCGGCGTCCGGCCGTCCGGTCCGACCGCGTAGATGCCGGCGACCGTGGACGGGGTCGAGCGGTCCCGGAAGCGGGTGTCGAGGCCGACCGTGATCGGGTCGCCGGGCCGCACGGACAGGCTGTCCGCCAACGGTTCCGGCAGCCAGACGCCGCTGGCCGCAGCACCCGGTGCGGTCGCGACGGGGACCAACGAGTGGACGAGGTCGTCGTCCCCGTAGAGCCGGGCGCGCTCGCGGTCACCGCCCGCACTCACGTACGGCTGCAGCAGGGACTCCAGCGGTCGGGTCTCCACCGAGACGGAGGCGGCCGTGACGGCGCTCGGCCCGAGCCCGGGGACGTCGTCCAGCGCCCCGTTGAGCAGGCCCCGGCCGGGGATGCCGGTACCGCCGACGAGCCGGACGACGGGAGCGTCCGCAGCGACCGCGTCGGCCGGGACGGCGGCCAGCTGGTCGGCCAGGGCGGCGTCCCCCGCGGCCGAACCGAACAGCGGCTCGGCGGCCGCGGCCGCGGTGGCGAGGGTGAACGCCGCCAGCACGAGCAGGCCCCAGACCCCGCTGCGGACGGCGCGCAGCGGGGCGCGTCGTACCAACGGGTCCATCCGGTGACCCTAGAGCCGCAACGACCCTCTCGGCTACGGCTCGCCGCCGCGCCGCCCAGCCCAGGGCCCTCAGAGGCCGGCGAGGCCCTTGCCGACGAGCACCACGCCGATCACCAGCAGCAGCACGCTCATCACCGCGACGTTGTTGGCCTGCAACCAGACCTTGAGCTCGTCCAGCGGGTCACGCATGCGCTCCTTGGCGACGGCGTACCCGATCACCGGCACCGCCACCGTGCAGGACGCCAGCACGATGAACACGACGGTCGCGACGACGACGTCCCCGCTCGGCAGGGTGCTGCCGCCGAGGGCGGCACCGGCCGCGATGCACATCAGCAGGTTCTTCGGGTTGATGGCGGCGAGCGCGAACCCCAGCAGCAGGGCGCGCACGAGGGTGAACGAGTCGATCGCCGACATCCACTTGGGCAGCGTCGCGGGCTCGTCGCCCTTGGGCCGGCTGCGCCACTGCCGGACGGCCAGCAGCAGGAGCAGCACCCCGAGGATCAGCTTGATCCAGGACGACGTGGTCGAGGGGTCGGAGCCGGCCTCCAGGCCGGACGTCTCGGCGATCACCAGGAAGACGACGGTCGCGACCGTGATGCCGAGCACCCAGCCGATCAGGAACCCCACGCTCGTGCCGCCCGCCTTGGGCGCGAGCAGCATCAGGATCGTCGCGATGATCGGGATGGGGCTGATCGCCACCCCGACCGCGTACGGCAGTAGGTCCCCGATGAGCGCGGTCATGTGGTCTCCCTAGGTCTGCCGGGCATGGTCAGGCTCCGTCGGCGGGCTCGTAGTCGGCGTTCGCCGGACGCAGCCGGCCGGCCAGCAACGGCAGCACGAGCACCGAGATCATCGCGGCGGTCACCAGCACGGACGCCATGGCGGGTGACATGAGCTTGTCGTCCACCCCGATACCGGTCATCACCACGACCAGCGGCAGCGCGGTGGCGGAGTACAGGGCGAGCGCCTTGACGTCGGCGGCGTCGAGCACGGGGCGGTAGAGCCACAGCATCGGTCCGCCACGCACGAGCAGGAAGGCACCCAGGGCGACGGGCAGCAGCAGCAGGTAGAGCGGCTGCTCGATGAGCGCCTGCAGGTCCAGCCGGACCCCGCTCATCACGAAGAAGATCGGCACCAGGAAGCCGAAGCCGACGGCCTCGAGCTTCGACTCCAGCACCTCGACCTCCTCGCGCGGGCTGCTCGCGAGGAAGAGCCGCAGGATGATCCCGGCGGTGAACGCGCCGAGCAGGAAGTCGAGGTCGAACGCCGTCGCGACCCAGACCAGCAGGATGCAGAGCAGGATGCCGACCCGGACGCCGAGCTGCGCGCTGGTGGTCAGCGTCTCGCCGACCATCCGGATCACCCGCGGGGTACGGCTGCGCAGCGCCAGCCACACCACCACCAGTGCGGCCGCGACGAACAGCAGCAGCACCCCGGCGGTCTCCACCGGGCGGTCCGACGCCAGGAAGAGCGAGAGCCCGATCAGCGGGCAGAACTCGCCGATGGCACCGGCCGCCAGCACGAACGGCCCGAAGGAGGTCTCGAGCTCGCCACGGTCGCGCAGGATCGGCAGCAACGTGCCGACCGCCGTGGTCGTCACGATCAGACCGAGTGCGACACCTTGGACCGACAGGTGCCCGGACACCGTCGCCGTGACCAGCCCGATCACCAGACCGATGGCCAGCGAGACGCCCCAGCTGCGCAGCCCCAGGCTGACCGGCAGGCCGCGGATCTTGGCGAAGTCGATCTCGTAGCCGGCCAGGAACATCAGCAGGGCGAGGCCGAGGTTGGACAACCCCGAGATGGCGGTGGAGTCCTGCACCCAGCCCAGCAGGTCCGGCCCGACCACGATGCCCAGCACGAGCTCGAGCACGACGGTCGGCACCAGCAGCACCGGACGCAACCGGTCGGCGAGCAGCGGCGCCGCCACCGCAACCGAGAGCAGGACGACGAGGTTGCGCAGCACGTCGACGTCCACGTCCACCTCCGGCCGCTGGGCGGCCGGCGTCGGCCCCGGCCCGCTCCTGTGTCTAGTGCACGGCCCCGCCGCGCACAAGGACCCTCGCAGCGAGGGCGCCCGGGCGGTATCACGCGCCGGTTCCGGCGGCTCCTTCCCGGTGAGACGCCGCGACGCGGCGTGCCGCCCGCCGGAGGCCTCCCATGCAGACCCTGCCCGCCGTGACCGCGTCCGCCCTCGCGTCCAGCCCGCTCGACCGGGGCGGCGACCGCACTCCGGTCGTCCGGGTCGACACCGCTGAGGTCGCTCGGCAGCACGCGCTGCTCACGGCCGCGCTGCCCGGCGTCCGGCTGCACTACGCGGTGAAGGCCAACCCCGCGCACCAGGTGCTGCGCACCCTGGCCGAGCTCGGCTGCCGGTGGGACGTCGCGAGCCCGGGTGAGATCGACGCGGTGCTGTGCGCCGGCGGCGACCCCGCGGACATGTCCTACGGCAACACGGTCAAGCGGGCCGCCGACATCGCCTACGCGTTCGCCGCCGGGGTACGCCGGTTCACCTTCGACGCCGTGGGCGAGCTGAACAAGCTCACCGAGCACGCGCCGGGCAGCACGGTGATGGTCCGGATCAGCACGTCCGGGGCGGGGGCCGACTGGGCGCTCGGCGGCAAGTTCGGCTGCCCGCCGGACGTCGCCGCGCGGCTGCTGGAGCAGGCCGTGCGGGCCGGGCACCGGGTGGGCGTCGCCTTCCACGTCGGCAGCCAGCAGCGCGACCCGCAGGCGTGGGACGAGCCGCTGGCCACCACGTCCGCGCTGCGGCGGGTCGTCCGCGCGTGCGGCGCCGACCTGGCCGTGGTGGACCTCGGCGGCGGGCTGCCCGCCTCGACGCTCGAGCCGACCCGTGGGCTGGCCGACTACGGCGCCGCCATCACGGCCTCCCTGCACCGCCACCTGGGGCCGGACCTCCCCGAGGTGATGGCCG contains:
- a CDS encoding cation:proton antiporter, whose product is MDVDVLRNLVVLLSVAVAAPLLADRLRPVLLVPTVVLELVLGIVVGPDLLGWVQDSTAISGLSNLGLALLMFLAGYEIDFAKIRGLPVSLGLRSWGVSLAIGLVIGLVTATVSGHLSVQGVALGLIVTTTAVGTLLPILRDRGELETSFGPFVLAAGAIGEFCPLIGLSLFLASDRPVETAGVLLLFVAAALVVVWLALRSRTPRVIRMVGETLTTSAQLGVRVGILLCILLVWVATAFDLDFLLGAFTAGIILRLFLASSPREEVEVLESKLEAVGFGFLVPIFFVMSGVRLDLQALIEQPLYLLLLPVALGAFLLVRGGPMLWLYRPVLDAADVKALALYSATALPLVVVMTGIGVDDKLMSPAMASVLVTAAMISVLVLPLLAGRLRPANADYEPADGA
- a CDS encoding GAP family protein, which codes for MTALIGDLLPYAVGVAISPIPIIATILMLLAPKAGGTSVGFLIGWVLGITVATVVFLVIAETSGLEAGSDPSTTSSWIKLILGVLLLLLAVRQWRSRPKGDEPATLPKWMSAIDSFTLVRALLLGFALAAINPKNLLMCIAAGAALGGSTLPSGDVVVATVVFIVLASCTVAVPVIGYAVAKERMRDPLDELKVWLQANNVAVMSVLLLVIGVVLVGKGLAGL
- a CDS encoding type III PLP-dependent enzyme, whose translation is MTASALASSPLDRGGDRTPVVRVDTAEVARQHALLTAALPGVRLHYAVKANPAHQVLRTLAELGCRWDVASPGEIDAVLCAGGDPADMSYGNTVKRAADIAYAFAAGVRRFTFDAVGELNKLTEHAPGSTVMVRISTSGAGADWALGGKFGCPPDVAARLLEQAVRAGHRVGVAFHVGSQQRDPQAWDEPLATTSALRRVVRACGADLAVVDLGGGLPASTLEPTRGLADYGAAITASLHRHLGPDLPEVMAEPGRAMVADAGTLDTEVVLVSERSGVPWVYLDAGVFTGLVETVGEAIRYRIEALRDGAPLLGPTRPVVLAGPTCDSLDVLYAEHRYPLPADLRPGDRLRLHSAGAYTASYSTIGFNGFAPLREEFR